The Prunus dulcis chromosome 5, ALMONDv2, whole genome shotgun sequence genomic sequence CCTTTTTACGTATGGTATAAAGAACTTTGCCTTGGAGATCCATGAGATGAACTTCGTTGCTACACTTTTTGTCGTAGTTGTCCACTCGATAAACCACGTCACCCTTGGAATTATAGATCGTGCAACCATTGGTATGGCACACAAGTGATTTCATCCAAATGGTATATGTTTCTCTCTTTGAAGAGCCACTCATGTAGGGAGGGATAGAGAGAACTTGGGAAGCTTGAGGACACACCTTAGCCATATATTAGTggaaagaaattcaaattggaACTTCGGTGGTAGCTAGAGATGTCTAAAAGATCTTATTTATGTTGCAACGTTGAGCTAAGAAAATTGCTAGTTAATTTATGCACTTTATTATTCTAATCATTATTAAAGTTATTTATAAGTTAATTTTGTCCTTGATTTGATATGTAGGAGCACTTCTTCCATATGATTGGTCGCTAAttagtagagagagagagagagagagagagagagattgcgAATAGTACTAGTCGAAGATCAATGGGTCAACCAGCTTGTTAGATGCGACTAATTCAATCAAAAACGTTTAAGtcatgcaagaaaatatagaaaagcTTTTCAAGTTTACTTCTGAAAATTCTTTATGGAGTTGTAACCGTTTTGGAAGATGAAGTATAATGAAGCACGATGGCCAATTTGAATTACTTGATGAACTCATTAAACTATTGGGAGATGTCAGGATGTTGATGTCATGACTCATGCTAAGTACATAGAGATATGCATATGCACTGCTTTTGCCTCGTGTATGATTATTTGGTTAGACATATAGCAATAGGCTCAGTAACCTAATCGCTTGAATTATTCTATATTAATCTGATCAATGATTTAATGACGGACAACCACTCTTTTTGGGCTTCTCATTTGATGAACAAGAGTCTGAGCACATGCTTTTGGTTTCCATATATAATTCTTTTCGTTTACTTGCTACGTAATTTTAAAGAATATCTTCAGAATTCGAACCGACGGAACTTTTGTATTTGGACACAAGAGGTGACACTTAGCCCACCGGCCATATtcaattatataatatttttcttatacaagcgatattagaATGAAAAGAATGAACACATGACCTCATATGCAAAGTGAATATTAATCACGTGTATTACAAACCTCTTGcacatttctttatttttttcccttagaAATAAGAAGCTCTATATAATTTTTACTGGAAAATTTGCCGTCAAAGGAGGTGAGCTTACGTGTTTATTAATGTATTCTTGAACTTAGACTGACTTTGATTACTTGATAGGATGATAGAATTCATACAAACCTAAATTGCTATATATTTGGACTAACCTAAATTACTTCGGTTTAGACTATATATTTAGACTAACCTAATTTAGACTAACATATTGGAGTAATCATACAAACCTAAATtgctatatattttatattcttGCAACATATCATACAAACCGATCGGTTATTATTTGAACATATGAAAACACGACTTTGTATGAttcaaggtctaaaatatcggtGATATTGGAAATATTGGTAGTCCAAAAACACGgaaattttgatggaaatatcgggatattatcgatattgataaaaattgaataaaaaccacggaaattgtaagaaaaacttggaaatttttattgaaactttggaggatgcttatttagtcaattatctattagtttatcacaaaaaattggaaggaaatgcattgcatgatggatttaactaatttaagttgattatatagcgagctgacaaacactgtgagtgtagaaaatatgtagtaattaatgaaaaaatattaaacacaccacaatcatttatatataatgatttactacaatattttacattttatacattgcatggtaagatacataagtgacttagtaccacatagagttcctatgaggttcaaatttttcattatcttcatcatctctatgtgtagagtaagtgtattgtgaagagtagtcatcaaatgataaatccccaaaatagttttccatgtaattgttaacatgtcACCCATATGGATCAGAGATTGGTTGACGCTGTCCATgagcaaaatcatttgaagattGAGTCTTGGATTATTTTCATGAGCTGCTCGATTCCTTCCCAAAAGGAATGGGATATGAAGGGTGGGGAAATGGTTGGTTATGAGTATAATCATAGTTACTACTTCCCACTCCAACAGAGTTCGAAGTTATAGATAACGAATCATCTTCTTGAAAAAATCGCCTTGCCTCTTTCTCTACGAGTAAACAGTGCAGAATGGCCCccatttttatacaaattaagaagaaattgGTTTCAAGAGTCTCATTTTTATACgtcccaaaataaaataaaataatgatatACATGTGTGAACATtatcaaattaagaaatttaagGTCCATCATTCCTTGCCTGTCCATGTCTCAATattcagaagaaaaaagaacttacCACTTGGACACCACaatacaaagcaaagcaagGATGACTTTACAAGAGGAAACACCTTGAATcccctttgtgtttttttcctttttttttttcccttttttcccttttttatttttttattacatcgatatttttgatattttagcgatattgtaacaaaatattgctgaagtgtGAGCGACATTATCGAAGtcgatattttccgatattatcgtcgatattatcgatatttatacgatatgtttCGAAATATCTGTGATTCGAAAAAACGATAATATCCTTGATATTTtgtcgatattatcgatattttaaattatggTATGATCTGTttgttcatatatattttgtgttttcGACACAAACACTTtattgtgattttatttttcacaaagAGTTTTCCACTTTCATTATTGATGTGTGTTGAGGGAGTGGCTATTTGGGTTTGGACTAGGGTTTGGGAAGTGGGGTTGGtttggaaaatgaaaattaaaataaaataaaagagggATTGAGTCTACTCAATTTTCTAAAAGTTTGTATAGCATTGTTCATTTAgatttcttaatttatttggtTCGATGTAAAGAGTTTGTAATTAATGATATGACTTAAGTTGACGGGCACTGATTAGAATATGCCTAACATATTTGGTTTAACAGTGATAATGTCTATGCTTTGGGTGGTAGTGTGTGCGTGATTGGAGTGGTATGTGGTATAGCAGATTCAAGTGTTTGTGCTTGAAGGGCTAGTATTGTGTGTGTAcgggagaaaaagaaagaaacacgCTTGGGTTAAAACTAAGCAGCTTCAACGCCGTTAAGGATAGGGTTTAATGagttttggaaaattaaaataatatgactTAAATGTTTGATGTTGTGTCTTGTATTAAGTCGTTAgattatttgaataatttaaatttaacaaaatacgAGTAAATATACGGACCTAAATGCATAAGCTCAGAATAGCTTGAATTATTCTATATTAATCTGATCAATAATTTAATGGCGGACAACCACTCTTTTGGGCCTTCTCATTTGATTTACAAGAGACTGAGCACATGCTTTTGGTTTCCATATGTAATTCTTTTCATTTACTTGCTACGTATGTTTAAAGAATATCTTTCAAATTCGAACCGACGAAACTTTTATACTTGGACACAAAGAGGTGACACTTAGACCACCGGCTATATtcaattatataatatatatatttttttttttatacaaatgataTTAGAATGAAAAGAATGAACACATGATCTCATATACAAAGTGAATATTAATTACgtgtataatttttatttttttcccttagaAATAACAAGCTCTATATAATTTTTACTGGAAAAATGCCGTCAAAGGAGGTGAGCTTACATGTTtattaatgctatatttttgaACTTTACGTAACTAACTCATAAACTGACCGCAGTTTTGATTATATATTGGGTTACGTTATAGGATGAAAGAATTTTGACTGTTCATCAATTTGATGAGTTTGGAATATGGACTAACCTAACTCAAAACGAAAATGCCATTTTCTACATTAGCATCGGTGTGCCCAGTAGCGGATCCACAGAGGAGTAAGGGTGGTCAATTGATCCCTGCAACCTTTGAAATCCTTCAATAGAGCCGCCCATGTTGACCCTAGCAAGGTGCTCGACGAAATGCCCCAGTGGGGCAACTTCTATGCAGCTGGAGACACTGGCGTACccataaattttttagcggaagtgcaatattgactaagtatgaaaaatggtttttcagaataataattttctcaagataattttttgcgggttttattccttacacatcaagtaagaaaacttgattttatagaattttagtatgaagtatatattgacttaatgagccatcatttttagcctaaatcgtattttacACTAAAAccgaattttcatattttgatttggtgggaatttgattttctagtatttttatttgaatccaaatggggggtacttccttatttatattgtaaacttaagtaaatgtctttgtccttttacttttatttacttaaatgttgaaaatggaaataaggtaatctgtacACCAGTTGAGCAAAGCAATAATTTGAAACACCTACAATGATTTTTCCGGCGTggggaggtgcagctgcacctccttgtGCCTTACTAGGTCCGGCAGTGGCTGGAGAGGCTAGCGCGAAGGGCgcgtcctttttttttttttttgcgcgcTTGACGTCAAAACGAAGTCGTTGCACTTACCCTTTTTTTAGCTGCACCTCCTTGTGCCTTACTAGGTCCGCTAGTGGCTGGAGAGGCTTGCGCTCAGGGCGCgcgtcctttttttttttgttcgcTCAACGTCAAATCGACATCATTTCATTTaagtgttttttgtttttttttttgcgcgcTTGAcgtcaaaaaataattttttttaattatcattaaacgacgtcgttttggcacAGGTTTAGCACAGAAGCGTGCTGCCCGATAATTCTCCCCCAAATCAGTTTCAACCCATTTCAACACCAATGTCAAGTTCTCAACCCAAATTCCAACCCCAACTAAAAACAACTAACCTCCAAATTCATCGGTGGTTTTCCCTCCCCCCACAAATCCCCGGTGGAGGGTAAAGAAAGTGGCGCCGGCGGAAGTGGCAGCAGAAAATTGAATAAGTGCccaaattcaatttgatttcaaaggTGGATTTTCCCTCAAATTTGtcctattttctttaaatttaaaattagtaAAGATATGTTAtcctaatttgtttttgttgttgagattttattttatgctttaattaattagtaaagaTTCTTATATGTTAGTGTTTTTCTTGAttagttgttgttgttgtttgttgttgagattttattttagtttgttAGTTTGAATTAACTAGGGCTTTTatgttagtttgaataaattagagGTTTTGGGtagttagtttgaataaattatcgttttatttttatgttagattATATGATTATCTTGGTTAGTTTCAATTAATTaggggttttgattttggttagttagtttgaataaattaggattttacttttatGTAAGATTATATCTCTTggttagtttgaataaattaaggGCTTCTAGTTTTGGTTAGtttgtttgaataaattagtgTTTTATGTTAGATAATAATTGGTAAATTTGATTAGTTgttgagttttattttggttagttTGCATAAGTTATGGCTTTTTAATATTGTAGATGTTTGATTAGTTATTTCTACCAATACAGTTATGGAACGATACTTTAAGAGAAGGTTCGCATCAACTACTTCTAGTTCGGATAATGTGGGTAGTTCGAGTTCGAGAGATGTGGATATTTCTAGAGATGTGGATAGTTCGAAAGAAAGTGAGTTGCAAGATATCTTAGCTAATCTTATTGCAGACCCTGGACTTCGACCTCAAATGTTGGATTATGATCCTAACATTAGAGACGAAGTTCGAAGAGCATATCTACAAAAGGGTCCATGTCAGCCCAAGGATCACACATTTCCACAAACTGATCTTTCAGGGTATGATCGACGCTTTAATGTCAAGTGGTTTGATGAGTTTGACTGGTTGGAGTACAGTATTAGTAAAGATGCTGCATTTTGCCTTTATTGTTATCTCTTCAAATCCAATTTCAGAATTGGTCAAGGGTGTGGCGACGCCTTCACAGAGATGGGTTTTAggaattggaagaagaaagataaaattagGCAACATGTTGGACCTGTTGGAAGTGTTCATAATCAATCTAGACAATATTGTGTGGATCTTATGAATCAAAAGCAACACATCCGAACAGCTTTGATAAAGCAATCAGAGCAAGCTCGTATTGATTATCGTATTTGCTTGACAGCTTCTCTTGATTGTGTGAGATTTTTATTGAGGCAAGGTCTTCCTTTTCGTGGGCATGATGAGAGTGACACTTCAAGCAACAAGGGGAATTATTTAGAGCTCTTACAGTTTCTTGCTGATCATGATGAGAAAGTGAAGGCCGTTGTGTTAGAAAATGCTCCCGGGAATCTCAAGTTAATAGCTCCAACAATTCAAAAAGATCTTGTGAATGCTTGTGCCACTGAAACTATTAAGAAAATCATCAAGGATATGGATGGTGcattcttctctttattagttGATGAATCACGTGATGTGTCAGTAAAAGAACAGATGGCGGTGGTGTTTCGTTATGTGGACAAAAGTGGGGATGTAATTGAGAGGTTTGTGGGCATTCAACATGTTAGGGATACTACATCAAACTCACTCAAGGAGGCTATTGACATATTGTTTGCAAGAGAGGAATTGAGCATTTCCATGCTAAGAGGACAAGGATATGATGGAGCTAGTAATATGAAGGGTGAGTTCAATGGTCTTAAAACacagattttgagagaaaatccTTGTGCCTATTATATTCATTGTTTTGCACATCAACTTCAATTAGCTCTTGTGGCCGTGACAAAGGGAAATGCTGATATTGCCACTTTCTTCACATCTTGCAATAGCTTGGTTAATATTGTTGGAGCATCGTGCAAGCGTCGTGACATTCTTAGAGATCAACTACAAAAGGATGTTACGGAAGCTCTAGAAAAAGATACTTTTCCAACAGGACGAGGCTTAAATCAAGAAACTTGTCTCAAGCGTCCCGGTGATACACGTTGGAACTCACATTATGGTACATTACTTAGTATCATTTCCATGTTTAAATCTGTGGTGAAAGTGCTCAAATTTATTATTGAGGATGGCTCCACTGATAATCTAGGTGAAGCAAATAGGTCATTGAGAGAAATAcaatcttttgagtttgtatttcacctatttttcatgagaTCTATATTGGGAGCCACAAATGACTTGTCACAAGCATTACAGAGGAAAGACCAAGATATTGAGAATGCAATGACTTTAGTCAAAGTTTGCAAGGACCAACTACAACACATGAGAGAGAATGCATTTGAAGCCTTGCTTGATCAAGTATCTTCCTTTTGTGCCAAACATGATATCTTGGTTCCAAACATGGATGATGCATATGTAGCTCAATGGAGATCACATCGGAGAGCTCCTATAATAACACACCTCCATCATTATCGTGTGGACATCTTTATTCAAATCATTGAGTGGCAACTTGCGGAATTAAATCATCGCTTCAGTGAGGTAAATACTGAGTTACTTCTTCGTTTGGCATGTTTGAGTCTGGATGATTCATTCATAGCTTTTGACAAACAAAAGCTACTTCGTTTTGCTGAATTTTATC encodes the following:
- the LOC117628993 gene encoding zinc finger MYM-type protein 1-like, whose product is MERYFKRRFASTTSSSDNVGSSSSRDVDISRDVDSSKESELQDILANLIADPGLRPQMLDYDPNIRDEVRRAYLQKGPCQPKDHTFPQTDLSGYDRRFNVKWFDEFDWLEYSISKDAAFCLYCYLFKSNFRIGQGCGDAFTEMGFRNWKKKDKIRQHVGPVGSVHNQSRQYCVDLMNQKQHIRTALIKQSEQARIDYRICLTASLDCVRFLLRQGLPFRGHDESDTSSNKGNYLELLQFLADHDEKVKAVVLENAPGNLKLIAPTIQKDLVNACATETIKKIIKDMDGAFFSLLVDESRDVSVKEQMAVVFRYVDKSGDVIERFVGIQHVRDTTSNSLKEAIDILFAREELSISMLRGQGYDGASNMKGEFNGLKTQILRENPCAYYIHCFAHQLQLALVAVTKGNADIATFFTSCNSLVNIVGASCKRRDILRDQLQKDVTEALEKDTFPTGRGLNQETCLKRPGDTRWNSHYGTLLSIISMFKSVVKVLKFIIEDGSTDNLGEANRSLREIQSFEFVFHLFFMRSILGATNDLSQALQRKDQDIENAMTLVKVCKDQLQHMRENAFEALLDQVSSFCAKHDILVPNMDDAYVAQWRSHRRAPIITHLHHYRVDIFIQIIEWQLAELNHRFSEVNTELLLRLACLSLDDSFIAFDKQKLLRFAEFYPQDFNSRDLLALEDQLDIYITHMHTMTDFSQLKGFGSFARKMVEKMLHRTYNYVYLLLTLALTLPVAAASVERAFSVMNIVKGPFRNRMGDQWLIDSLLVFIEKDVFACIDNETIMLRFIIWKLIVDNCNTLTLGRKFLESANGCAASHS